In Paraburkholderia sp. PGU19, the sequence TCTTGGGACGATCAAATTGAGAGATGAGTCACACCGTAAAACAGTTGCATAGTAGTCGAAACTATATATTTCAATAATTTCACGGATCAAGTTTAGGCACAAAATCGTGCTATTAATCCATGAAAACTTATCTTAACAGCGCGATTTGTGATCACCTTTTCTTGAGAATCAACGACCGTTCACACAAGAAAAGTTGTGTCTATCGGTTCAGGGGGCGTGTGTCACTGGTTTCCGTGGCGGAGTTTTGTATGGTGGCGTTCTCTGCACGTCGGCTCAGACCTACTGAGGTCGCAATGACAAAATGAATGGGACAGAAGGCGACCCATTTCGGTCCATCACCTTGCCGCAGAGCGGACGCTCATGATTTCAAACCCGTTGTCATCGCAATCGTCGGCTAGCTAGTTAGGAAGATGGGAGAGCTATCGGTCGCGCTGCCCATGATACGGACAAGCGTACCGATGGGGACAACGAGTCCCTCCGTGACGCGTACGGGTCCAGCCCACAGTACGCCGAACTCCTGCTGCGCATCAGTGAAAAGAAGGGACTCGTGCGCGTCAAGTGCCATTCCGCATAGGCAGTCCCGCCACGCAGTAATTTTTCCGCGTAAGGCCGAGACTTCGCCGGCAACGGAGAGCCAGCGGAAATAGCGTTGACCGTCGTGTTCTTCGAGCAGGCTGATGCCTGCGCTGCCTGCACAACAGAGGTCGCGTGCGCTCTCCACGATCGTCTGCAGAAGCGTTTCCCGCGACCCCGTCTGGGAGCGTGCCAGACGAACCAGCGCGCGGCTCTCGCGCTCGAAGTCGGGTGGGCGGGAGGGTCGTCGACGGAGTTCCTCAACGTGCGCATCAGACCCAGCAAATAGCGTCGGCATGACAGTCGTCGAAAGTTGGCCCGAACGCCGGCAAACAGCGGTCAGGCGTCAGATTTACCAGATTCTCAACCCTTTCTGGCATCTTTTACGGTAGTAGCCGAAGCTCGGTCTGTCAATCACGGTGCTACGCGTTTGGCATAATAGACTGCGGGAGTAGGCTCACAATCAAAGGCGTCTGATCGGCGACATAGCGAAGCCGTCTCTGAGGATTGCCGCGAACAGCGAAAGCGGATCAGGATGGATATGTCCAAACCGGAGATGGGGGCGACGCATGCGCATCCAGCTTATCAGTTCAATGTTCCTTGTAGTGATGGTTTGTGCTTCGAACGCAGTCGCGCAAGTTGATCAACGCTGTATGTCCGTTCAGACCGCCACGTGTAATTCCACATTGACGCGATGCCAATGCGCCTCTGCTGTCCGGTCGAACGAGTCTGATGACGTCGCCGAACAGCAGAGAAGATGTGCCCGGGATTGCCAGGAGGCATACCAGAAGTGCGTAGCTGAGGCGAGCCGGTCGTGTTATCGATAGCCCGGAGACCGGGCCCGTACGGCCTCACGCAGCCGCCATCACGCGAAGGAACGCTTGCGCCGCATGAGCGGCAGCTCTTGCCCCGAAGATGTCCGATACGGCAAGTGCGGCAGGCCTTCGGAATAGGACGTTCAAGCTAACGCAACTCAAGGAAGCATGAACGCTTTAATTTCGCCCGTGAGTTCGCCGACAGTTGAAATCGATTCGGGCCCGGTTTCCCAGATTGCTGCAATTGGGTGCGCAAGCGGGTACTTGTGCATACTCGCCGCCTCATCTGTCGAGGCGCAACTGCCCTCACGTTCAATATGCGGGACGACCCGAATTGCCGCTTCCCGGACGTCCTTTTACTATCAACTCCCACCGCATATTGCGGCCAGACGCGCCACCGGCCATACGTCGCCAAAAGCGAACGCCTTAACCGGCGCGATCCCTATCGCGCCTAGTCGACCTATCAGGAGGCAGGCATGCTTAGCGCTCACGAATTTGCGACCCTGATGCTGGTCAAGGACTCCGCCGACCAGATTGCCGACCGGACGGAACTCGACGCGTTACTCGATCGTCAGCTGGTCGCAATGGAGCAGCTGGCGGGAGGGGGCGTGCTGCCTCGCGTGACCCAGGAAGGGGATTCCCTGCTTCGTACTCTTTCACGCATGCACTGACATATCGATCCATATGAATGACCGCCCGGATTCGGCAGTCAGTGCGCCGTCGAATTGATGTCGGGGACTGGTCTTTCGTTGCCATGGATTTGTCCTTTTGATGCACAAGCGGCCCGGCGCCCTGCCATCCGATGTCATGCGCGCCAGGTAATAATTTCAGTGACATTCCCGGCGCCGCACCCGTCCCTGTACTATTGTCCGACTGGTACCAGAATAAAGGCAGGGCGTCATGGCCGAACAGAAAGCTAACGACACGAACAGCGCAATCGAGCGCCTTTTGCGTGAGATCGATTGCTCGACCGGCTGGAGCGTGAGGGGCATCTGGTTACGAATGGTCCGCAGTTGCGCCGACAACTGCAGGCGACGCTTGAGGACCTGCGCGCCCGCGTGTTAGCCGATTTGCGGCAGGGTACAGCGACGGGAAAGGCTTTTTCGGGTCCGCAGGACGCGGATCGTGTTGCCGCCCTTTGCATTCCCGCATTCAATCGCTGGGACCACGGGCGGGTCGCCTTGTGGACGGTCCGCACCCGTTGGGCTGCGCCTGATCGGCGATTTATCTCTACCACGGTTCTCAACGTGGGCAGCGCTGCAGGTCAATCCTGTCTCCCTCCGGCTGCCGGCTGTTCGTGCAAATAGATGCCGCCGGCACCTCGGCGTTATCGGCAAATATCAAGCTTTCTTGACGCCGGTGGGCGTGCCGGTAGAATATCCGGCGCTCTCACCAGCCCGGATCGCATGGGATGCAGCAGGTCGTGCCTGTGCCGCGCCGTAGACGGCGGTTGTCCTGGCGGCCGGTATTGTGGCCGTATCGCATCCCCACGAGCGCGAGAAGGTCGGCCATGGGTATCTGAGGGATCAACCGACGCGACCCGATGGGCAGCCATCGCTGTCATCCCGGACCAGTCTGGGCAAGGCAGCCGGATTTTCCGCGGACGTTAAGAGGCATCGTGCAGACGGTAACAAACAACAGGCGAGGGCGCGCATCGTTGACCGACCAGTTCTGGCGCAGCCGCTCGGCCCCGCTGGTGCTGGTCTGCGGCGGCATCGTCATCGCTCTCGTGGTGACGGCCCTGTTCGCGGCGGTGCTGTATCAGGGGCGCCTTGATGCAATGGAGCGGGCCCGCGAAACATCGCGCAATCTGGCGCTCATCGCCGAGCGCGATATCGAGCGGAACCTGGAGCTGTACGCGCTCTCGCTGCAGGCCGTTGTTGACGGCGTGCGCGACCCGGAAGTGATGGCGTTGCCACCGCGCCTGCGCGCGCAGGTGCTGTTCGATCGCGCCACGACTGCCCGAGACCTTGGTGCGATCCTGGTGCTGGACGCATCGGGTAACATCATCATCGATTCTGCCAGCGAGGTACCGCGCGCAGGCAATTTCGCCGATCGACGTTATTTCACCGTGCAGCGCGACAATCCCAACGCGGGTCTCTACATCAGCGATCCGTACGAGTCGCGCCTGCGTGACAGTTCCCCCAGCATCGCCATGACCCGGCGCATTTCCCGTCCGGATGGCTCGTTTGCCGGGATCGCACTGATTGCGATCAACCTCGACTATTTTCACAGGCTTTTCGCCGGACTCTCTCTCGGGCCGCATGGCGCCATTTCGCTGATCGGCAAAAGCGGCATCATGGTCATGCGTCAGCCGTACGATGCGCGCACGCCCGGGCGCGACATCAGCAAGGCGAGCACGTTTCAGCGCTTCAGAGCCGCGGCGGAAGGCAGTTTCTCCGAGACGGCGTCGATTGACGGCGTGCGCCGCTTCTATTACTTCAGAAATTTTCCCGACCTGCCACTGATCATCATGGTGGCCGAAGCCGAACAGGACATCTACGCGGCGTGGCGGCGACGCGCAATCACCATCGGTTCGCTGATGGCCGCGTTTGCGCTGGGCTTCGTCGGACTTTCATTCCTGCTGGGTGCGCAGCTGCGCCGCCGGATGCGGGCCGAATCGGAACTCGAGCTGCTTGCGAGAACAGACGGACTCACGGGCCTGCACAACCGCCGCACGCTGGGGGAGATCCTTGAGCAGGAGTGGCGTCGGGCGCGCCGCACGCGCAGCATGTTTTCGCTCCTTTTTGTTGATATCGACCGGTTCAAGGCTTACAACGACACGTATGGTCACCAGGCTGGTGACGATGCACTGGCGGCCGTCGCACGCTGCATCCGTGACAATATCCGGCGACCAGCAGACAGCGCGGCGCGGTACGGAGGCGAGGAATTTGTCGTCGTCCTGCCCGATACCGCTCCCGGCGGCGCAAGCCAGATTGCCGAGCAGATCCGAAGCGCGATCAGCGCCCTCGCGATCGAGCATGCGGGCAGTGAGTACGGGCGCGTGACGGCGAGCATTGGCGCGGCCAGCTGGTTCCCCGACCAGCAGGGCGACGTCAGTAGCGTGATCCGCGCGGCCGACGAGGCGCTGTACAGCGCCAAGGCCACGGGGCGCAACCGCGTTGGGCAGTTCCGACCGACATGACCAGTTGAGGCGACCCGAGATCAACTGCGATCGTTGGGTGCGCACCGTCGGGACTGTGTCCGCTGGGATTACGATGTTCCGCTTGCATGAGATCGTCGCGCTGTTCAGATCCGCGCCTTCAGGGGCAACGGCCGATTGTCTTTTTGCGGCACTGGCGGCAGTTTCCGGTCGGGTCTTGCGTACGCGATGTCGGCGTGCGGCTTGGCTGCCCGGCAGAAAATGTCTGACTATGCCTCGAAGCCGCGCATACCGTTTCGGACCTTGGCTCCTCGACACTGGGCGCGTTCCGCTATTGCCGTCCGGTGTCTGTGTCTGTCCCGAAGCGGAATCGCCTTATGCGCGTTACGCGAGCGCGTGTTGATAAATTCGCGCCGCAGCGGCCTGGTTCGTATGGTGTCATGTGAGGACGCATCCGCGGCTTCGTCGTCACTGAGGTATGCGAATCGGCCATGGTCGTTTCCACCAAGAAGGATTTGCTCCGGAACCTGCGTGGCCAGCAGGAAGGTTGCCAACGCTCCCAACCCGATCGCCACGACCCCGATGATAACGACTGCCATCATGATTTGACCTCATATGGCGTTCCTACCTCACCAACGACGCCTTCTGTGATGCGACATCGTCGACTGGAAGCGCAATTGTCTCGATGCCGCGAATCTAAAGCTCCGGGGGCAATTTCCCCGATCCACGGACCGTCAGCCCATTCATGAAAATGGATACTGTCAGCTGATGTGTCCTGCTCGAAATAAGGCGTGGTATTGCCCAGACGAGGGCTGCTCACGGCGTCGACCAATGTAGAAAATTCGCCCGGGGCAGACAGGGCTGTCTGGCCGGACACTTCGAGAGCCGATTCGCACGTTCAGGTAAGCATCGGCACGACCTCAATGAGCGCGAAGCCGACAAGCACGCCGATTGTCGCGCCGATTAGCCGTGGGTGCAGCCTTTGCAGGTGAAGCGCATCCAGCAGCGCGCCGATCAGAATGATGCCGAGCAGTGCAAAGATAACCAGTAGAAAGCCGATTTCGAAATCGTTGCCAATGACCATTTTTATCCTCACATAAACACGCAATCAGAACCTGAGACTGGATAGTCGGTCGCTTGCCTGTTTCCACTATATATCACAACGTGATACATGTAGAATATGGTACCAGACGAGTTCGTTGTCATCGACGATGCGACGCGACGCGTGTGTAGCGGCGGATGTCATATACGGGACCGCGTTAGTGCGTAGTGGGGCGATCTGTCGTATGACGGTGCAACGAATTTAGGGAGAGCGACATGTCAGCCTTCAACCGCATACTTCTGTGTTACGACGGAAGCCGGGAGGGACAGCACGCACTTGCAGATGGTGCCCGGTTAGCGCAGGAGCTCAGTGGACAGGTGCATGTCCTTTCGGTCATCAACGATGCTGGATGGATGCCGGGTGCGGATGTCATGTCGGCGGTACCGGTCGATATCGTCAGCGACGCGGCCAAAGAAGTACTCGAAGACGGACTGCGGAAGCTGGCACTGCGAGGAATCTACGCGACCGGGCATTTGGCAATAGGTGATCCACTGGAGAGGATTCCATTTTTCGCCAAAGATCTCAAAGTCGATCTGATCGTAGTGGGTCATCATCGAACGCGAGGGCTCGCGCGTTGGTGGGGTGGCAAGGCGGACGGCATGCTACTCGACAGGGTGAGTTGCAGCGTGCTGGTAACGATGGGACCAGACGTGAGTTCGAACACGTCGGCAGGGGCGCCAGCGGGCGTCGGCACGGCGTGAGCGTAGACCATTCGTGAAGCCGCATTGAGACGCTTGTAGATCGCCCGTGATCGCGACGACATTGCGAATCGACTCCTGTCTTAGCCAGTCGAGCAACTCAAGGTTGCGTGCCGGATAGCCGTCCCACGAATCGCAGTCGACTACCAGACTCATATTCTGGTCGCTGCTGTCCGGCATGGACCGACACGCCGGGATCGTGCCGGTTGCCGAGGCATCGTGAAGAACGTGGACGACTGCGGAAAATGACGGCGATCCGTCGCGACCTCCAGCGTCAATCCTGGAACTGGTACTCACGGCGCGGTATTGGGCATACATTGCATTGTCGTCACTAGTGTCAGGAACTCGTGCAGGCTCGCTCTGGCACCGCGGGGATAGCAGCCGTCTAGCGCTCTGGACGAAGCGGCTGCGTAAGCAGAGTCGACGGCCCCCAGATTTCGACGCTCATGTTCGTGGCATGGCGGCGAGACTCGACCTCCAATGCCACCAGTGCTTCATGTTCCTACGCGGCTTCCCAATCTGCAAGACGCTGGCGTACGCTCGTCGCGCGCACCCATTCACAGGAACTTGAAAGTCTGATGAGTGTAATTAGAATGGCGGCTGTCAATGCGGGCAGCGTTAACTTCGCTTTCTCGCCCGCCGTCATCAGACGAGACGGCCGGGTTTGCGTTTCCAATAATCTTGTCGATGCACAAGCGCACGGAAGAAACCACGTGGTTCTCGTTCTCAATCGGGAGTTGTTGCGCCGATCATGCGGCCACGTTCCCACCGCAGACCGTACAAAGCCGCCCCCTCGCGCCTGATGCTGCGCTATCGCGACTGGCGTGGGCGGTCGGGTGCCGGGGTAGTGTGGATGCCCGGGTAGTTGTGTTCCGTCTGTGCCGAATCAATCTGCGGAACCCGAAATATCCCGCCGAGTGACGCTAGTTCGGTACGATGCAATCCGGCCAGTTTTGACAAGATGTCTTCACCGGCTTTCTGCAGATGCACTTCGACCTGTCGCCGGTCAGTTTCGCTCACATGGCGTCGCACAAGTCTTAGCGCCTCACAGCGAGAAACCAACGCAACCACGCCATGATGCTGCGCCTGCAGACACTCTGCCAATTCGCTGACGTTCGCCCAGTCGCGAGCGGAATGGCCTTTGATATGCAGCAGCAAAAGATACTGCAGAGGGGTAATGCCTTCTCCATGCGCGGCCTGATCGGAAAAGCGTTCAAACCGTCGCATCTGGTAACGGAATTCCGAGAGTTGCTCGAACTCTGCCTTCGTCAGACCCGGTGGCCGGTTGTTCATCGCGGATACCGCCTCCAGGCAAGAATAGCGAACACTTCAACATTACACCCGTGGAGAATCCTGATCCCGGTCGAAGGTTTCGTCAAGCCATGTTGGCGTCAAATTCGAGGGCCGGTTTCGGTCACTTGAATATATCATAACGTGATATAACATACAGGCAGGCCTTCCGGTGACGGACGTCCGGGCGGATGACAGACCTCGCAGGCATGCAGACCTGAACTGCGCAGGCGCGCCCAACCACGGGATGTGGCGCTGGATCCGATCGCGGTAGCACGTCATTCCGAAGACCCGGGTTTGCTGGCAGTAAGCGTCCGTAAATGCGGTGGGGAGGCGTTAGAGAGAAGGGAGGATGCGTCATGCTGGTCATGTTTCAATCACCCGCCGCACCGGATGTCATTTTGCTGAGAGACCTCGCCCAGTATCTGCTGGGACTTGCCGGCAAGCGCCTCGACGCGCGCGGGGTCATCCTGCACGACGAGCTGCCGGGTGCAATCAGCCGCCTTGAGACGGCGATCAGTGATGAGCAGAAGGCGGAGGTCGCGCTCGAGGCGCTGAACTATTCATCTGGTTGCAGCGGGGAGCCGGGGAGCGGGTTTTTGCAGCGTGCCTGTCTGTTTCTCGACATGATGCGGGAAGCCCGCAAACAGAACGTTGACATCATCTGGGGGTTGTAGACGCCCTGTTGCAGTACTGAGCGACGCCTCCGGCACATATTCGGAAATCAGGAGGCCACCATGGCTGGAGTATCAGATTCTGCGCATAGGGGAGGCCTGCGCAGGGATGCGGGGATTATCGGACTGCTGTTCGCGAGCACGACAAGTATTGTCGGTTCCGGGTGGCTCTTTGGGGCGTTTCATGCGTCGAAGATAGCGGGCCCGCTCAGCATCTGGAGCTGGGTTGCAGGCGCAATCATCATCATGCTGATCGCGCTGTGTTTTGCGGAACTCTCCGCGTTATTTCCACGTAGCGGCGCGCTCGTGCACATGAGTCACGCGAGTCATGGTGACGGCATGGGCAGGATATGGAGCTGGATGCTGTTTCTCGCGTACGTACCGGTGCCGGCTGTCGAGTCCGAAGCGATCGTCACGTACGCCAACAATTACCTTCCCTACTTCATCCAGCCAGGCGGAGAGGGTCTCCTCACCACGACGGGATTCATAACCTGCGTCGTGTTGCTGGGCATCATGGCGCTGCTGAACCTGATGACGGTTCGCTGGTTGCTGAACGTCAATTCAACCGTCACCTGGTGGAAGCTGTTCGTTCCGCTCCTCACCGTTGTGGTACTGCTGGTCGCAAGCACGCATTGGAACG encodes:
- a CDS encoding sensor domain-containing diguanylate cyclase, which encodes MTDQFWRSRSAPLVLVCGGIVIALVVTALFAAVLYQGRLDAMERARETSRNLALIAERDIERNLELYALSLQAVVDGVRDPEVMALPPRLRAQVLFDRATTARDLGAILVLDASGNIIIDSASEVPRAGNFADRRYFTVQRDNPNAGLYISDPYESRLRDSSPSIAMTRRISRPDGSFAGIALIAINLDYFHRLFAGLSLGPHGAISLIGKSGIMVMRQPYDARTPGRDISKASTFQRFRAAAEGSFSETASIDGVRRFYYFRNFPDLPLIIMVAEAEQDIYAAWRRRAITIGSLMAAFALGFVGLSFLLGAQLRRRMRAESELELLARTDGLTGLHNRRTLGEILEQEWRRARRTRSMFSLLFVDIDRFKAYNDTYGHQAGDDALAAVARCIRDNIRRPADSAARYGGEEFVVVLPDTAPGGASQIAEQIRSAISALAIEHAGSEYGRVTASIGAASWFPDQQGDVSSVIRAADEALYSAKATGRNRVGQFRPT
- a CDS encoding universal stress protein produces the protein MSAFNRILLCYDGSREGQHALADGARLAQELSGQVHVLSVINDAGWMPGADVMSAVPVDIVSDAAKEVLEDGLRKLALRGIYATGHLAIGDPLERIPFFAKDLKVDLIVVGHHRTRGLARWWGGKADGMLLDRVSCSVLVTMGPDVSSNTSAGAPAGVGTA
- a CDS encoding alkaline phosphatase D family protein: MYAQYRAVSTSSRIDAGGRDGSPSFSAVVHVLHDASATGTIPACRSMPDSSDQNMSLVVDCDSWDGYPARNLELLDWLRQESIRNVVAITGDLQASQCGFTNGLRSRRADARWRPCRRVRTHVWSHRYQHAATHPVE
- a CDS encoding helix-turn-helix domain-containing protein; translation: MNNRPPGLTKAEFEQLSEFRYQMRRFERFSDQAAHGEGITPLQYLLLLHIKGHSARDWANVSELAECLQAQHHGVVALVSRCEALRLVRRHVSETDRRQVEVHLQKAGEDILSKLAGLHRTELASLGGIFRVPQIDSAQTEHNYPGIHTTPAPDRPRQSR
- a CDS encoding DUF1840 domain-containing protein, which encodes MLVMFQSPAAPDVILLRDLAQYLLGLAGKRLDARGVILHDELPGAISRLETAISDEQKAEVALEALNYSSGCSGEPGSGFLQRACLFLDMMREARKQNVDIIWGL